Part of the Armatimonadota bacterium genome is shown below.
CTTTTGTTATAATGGCAGAAATGATACACATCGCGAGGTTGTAATATGAAAATACAGATACTCGGCACGGCTGCTGCAGAAGGATGGCCCGGTATCTTCTGCGGATGCGACACATGCAAAAGAGCACGCGCTGCCGGAGGAAAGAACCTCAGAAGCCGTTCATCCGTTCAGATTGACGATATATACAAAATCGACCTACCACCGGATACCTATTACCATGTCATCCGCCATGGGCTAGACCTCTCACACCTGAAGTATCTCTTTTACACTCATTCTCACGGCGATCATTTCGCCCCGGACGAGATCGAATACACAAGAGAAGGCTTTTCACACAACCTGGCAAATGCGCCAATTAAAGTATACGCTAATTCAAAAGTAATAAGTGCCGTAAAATCTCTGTGCGATCAATATGAAATGCCTCTTGAACCACATCCGGCCGAGCCGTTTATGCCCATCCAGGCAGACGATCTTACATTTACACCCATCATCGCAAGTCACGCTAAAGGTGAGCAGTGCCTGAACTATGTTATCAAATCCAAGGACGCGACTGTCCTTTATGCCTCAGATACCGGTGATTACTGTAGGGAAACGCTGGATTTTCTATCGCGCCTTAAATTTGACTTGCTGATAGTAGAGTGCACATTTGGACTAATCACTCCTCACCGAGCCGTATCGCATATGAACCTTGACTCAGTGATTGCCCTGCACGATCACCTCACCCGCTCGGGTGCCGTGACTTCATCGACACGTACAATAATAACTCACTTCTCGCACAACATAGGCGTGCTGCATGAAGAACTGGAGGAGGCTGCCGGAAAATATGGTATAGACGTGGCATATGACGGGATTATTCTAAATGTATAGTCGCGCAGTTACACCAAAAAACTCCAAAAAGTATTGACACTCCAGCGCGCCACTTGGTATAATTCTGATGTTGACAATAATGATCCTCGGTAGCTCAATTGGCAGAGCACTTGGCTGTTAACCAGGGGGTTCGTGGTTCGAGTCCACGCCGGGGAGCCAACAAATTTGAAGATTAAGGCAGAGCAGTTGTATAATTGCTCTGCCTTTTTGTACGTTTGGCGAGTCTTGGAGACGAGGTCGCCGTAATATTCGCGGAAAGGACGATAGGCGCTATGAATCTTATTATTAAGCCCTTAACTCTTGACTTGACGCCTGACTATCTTGATTTCTTTGATAATCGAGCATTTTCAGACAACAACCCCTGCGGCCCTTGTTATTGCACCGGCCCTAGCATGGACGCCTCAACCGAACGGCAGATGGTGAGTGAATTTGGGAGCGATGTGAAAGGGACTGTCCGCAGGTACGCTGTTAGATTGTTAGCTGAAGAGAAGATACGCGGATATTTGGCTTTTAACAATGACAAGTCCATCGCTTGGTGTAACGCCGGAGATATGGATGATTATATAAGCTGGATTCCCGATTTTGCCCGCAAAAACGCCTGCGGAAAAACTATGTCGGTTGTTTGTTTTGCGATAGCACCGGAATACCGCGGTATGGGCGTCGCAACTGCATTGCTGGAACGTGTGATCTCCGATGCCAGAGCGGATGGTTATACGGCAGTTGAGGGATATGCCACAGTGCAAAA
Proteins encoded:
- a CDS encoding MBL fold metallo-hydrolase, which translates into the protein MKIQILGTAAAEGWPGIFCGCDTCKRARAAGGKNLRSRSSVQIDDIYKIDLPPDTYYHVIRHGLDLSHLKYLFYTHSHGDHFAPDEIEYTREGFSHNLANAPIKVYANSKVISAVKSLCDQYEMPLEPHPAEPFMPIQADDLTFTPIIASHAKGEQCLNYVIKSKDATVLYASDTGDYCRETLDFLSRLKFDLLIVECTFGLITPHRAVSHMNLDSVIALHDHLTRSGAVTSSTRTIITHFSHNIGVLHEELEEAAGKYGIDVAYDGIILNV
- a CDS encoding GNAT family N-acetyltransferase — its product is MNLIIKPLTLDLTPDYLDFFDNRAFSDNNPCGPCYCTGPSMDASTERQMVSEFGSDVKGTVRRYAVRLLAEEKIRGYLAFNNDKSIAWCNAGDMDDYISWIPDFARKNACGKTMSVVCFAIAPEYRGMGVATALLERVISDARADGYTAVEGYATVQKDRIYYDYNGPIRLYEKAGFVEVARLDDKVVMRKEL